Proteins from a single region of Leuconostoc gasicomitatum LMG 18811:
- a CDS encoding phage portal protein — protein sequence MNVNENDSVIISDSQVKVSKLFTNDSSNDNLINLSKTLSDSVNSVATAFNIPSSKVGVTSQDDAQSSVDMIEKQYLDSLIHNYLSIILNELHAKISDSIELELRLLTDFDNSKLIQQVIDLVGTGIVPADEAHTILVKKGVLNE from the coding sequence ATGAATGTTAACGAAAATGACAGCGTGATTATTTCAGATTCACAAGTCAAGGTATCAAAGTTATTTACCAATGATTCAAGTAATGATAATCTGATTAATCTATCAAAGACACTCAGTGATTCAGTAAATAGTGTTGCCACAGCTTTTAACATACCAAGCTCAAAGGTTGGGGTAACCTCACAAGATGACGCTCAAAGTTCAGTAGATATGATTGAAAAGCAATATTTAGATTCACTGATTCATAACTATCTATCAATCATTTTAAATGAATTACATGCAAAGATTAGTGATTCAATTGAGTTAGAACTCAGACTATTGACTGATTTTGATAATAGCAAGCTGATTCAGCAAGTTATTGATTTAGTGGGTACTGGTATTGTGCCAGCAGATGAGGCACATACAATTTTAGTTAAGAAAGGCGTTTTAAATGAGTGA
- a CDS encoding phage portal protein, giving the protein MGLFKKEERSRISPTKPVIFVPQNGFTLVTSGEQAENVTPALQSAVSTISNDMNAVRFTGGQSKMLSKTDFTDVYRALLIDGNAYMLIQKGANGVVTGLTAINNSDVTINYEKGKVTYTINNTSGDEPYNSGIYDDSQVLAFVMSRGIYGIERYIGHSPIESLKTVLKQSQLANKQIESVLKESISPKLHLEIMADATDEKKQRLNKRL; this is encoded by the coding sequence ATGGGACTATTCAAAAAAGAAGAGCGTTCAAGAATTTCACCAACGAAACCCGTTATTTTTGTACCACAAAATGGCTTTACATTAGTTACAAGTGGTGAGCAAGCAGAGAATGTAACGCCAGCGCTACAATCGGCAGTATCAACAATTAGTAATGATATGAATGCGGTACGATTCACGGGCGGACAATCAAAAATGTTAAGCAAGACAGATTTTACAGATGTTTACCGCGCGTTGTTGATTGACGGCAATGCTTACATGTTGATTCAAAAGGGTGCTAATGGCGTTGTTACAGGGCTTACAGCGATTAATAATTCAGATGTCACTATCAATTATGAAAAAGGTAAAGTCACGTACACAATTAATAACACTAGTGGAGATGAGCCTTACAATTCAGGAATTTATGACGATTCTCAAGTGTTAGCTTTTGTTATGAGTCGGGGCATATACGGCATTGAAAGATATATCGGTCACTCACCTATTGAGAGCCTTAAAACAGTGTTAAAACAGTCACAACTAGCTAACAAACAGATTGAATCAGTGCTAAAAGAATCTATCTCACCTAAGCTACATTTAGAGATAATGGCAGACGCCACAGACGAAAAAAAGCAAAGATTAAACAAGCGTTTATGA
- a CDS encoding terminase large subunit domain-containing protein, with protein MMNDYSDVIQKYDANEPSIEYCLKVLSGEIIVGEKIKFAVKRHMNDLQKTIQSDTFQYVYKLKLVTKILKFSSLLKDVSTGENFKLVSFQKFILSQVVGWWHVDGTVKYKYSYISMGRSQGKSQVLSVYLMFQLLFAKGVSKDIGLGSLDSEHTKVLYRYMSYNFELLEKGIFNSLFKELGVEFNKQEMRVTATSSVLNKFSAKSTPIDSRHFTTFVLDEAMLLTIKDKYWLDSVTSGQTGLPNSQFIAITTAQSNPQSRIFF; from the coding sequence ATGATGAATGATTATAGTGATGTCATTCAAAAATACGATGCTAATGAGCCTAGCATTGAGTATTGTTTAAAAGTTTTGAGTGGTGAGATTATTGTAGGTGAAAAAATAAAATTTGCAGTTAAGCGCCACATGAATGACTTACAGAAGACTATACAAAGTGATACATTTCAATATGTTTATAAGCTTAAATTAGTCACTAAAATACTCAAGTTTAGCTCACTACTCAAAGATGTCTCAACTGGTGAGAATTTTAAACTTGTATCATTTCAAAAATTTATTTTAAGTCAGGTAGTGGGCTGGTGGCATGTTGACGGTACTGTTAAATACAAATATTCATACATAAGTATGGGACGGTCACAAGGCAAGTCACAAGTGTTGTCTGTTTATCTCATGTTTCAATTACTTTTTGCCAAAGGTGTCAGCAAAGACATTGGCTTAGGTAGCTTAGACAGCGAACACACAAAAGTTTTGTATCGTTATATGTCATACAACTTTGAACTACTTGAAAAAGGGATATTTAATAGCTTATTTAAAGAGTTGGGAGTTGAGTTTAATAAGCAAGAGATGAGAGTAACAGCAACGAGTTCAGTATTGAATAAATTTTCAGCTAAAAGCACACCCATAGACAGCCGACATTTTACAACTTTTGTACTTGATGAGGCTATGCTTTTGACTATAAAAGATAAATATTGGCTAGATTCAGTTACCTCAGGACAAACGGGGCTACCTAATTCACAATTTATTGCAATCACAACGGCTCAGAGCAATCCTCAAAGCCGTATTTTTTTTTGA
- a CDS encoding phage terminase small subunit P27 family — MTQNIKLDDSKGARKYQRERTEKVKDLNGSFDELGTQAPEFITDESTRISYEYLAKQLNKSGYINNTDSSILLTLVINIQALKDSYKSLDEVDSVYETKGYIKKNPAVDIITNTTTEILSASSALGFSPASRASLINLAQVDSEDSAQKLMEMFSDDE, encoded by the coding sequence ATGACACAAAATATTAAGTTAGATGATTCAAAGGGCGCTAGAAAATACCAACGTGAACGAACTGAGAAAGTTAAAGATTTAAACGGCTCATTTGATGAATTAGGTACTCAAGCGCCAGAGTTTATCACAGATGAAAGCACACGTATCTCGTATGAATATCTAGCTAAACAGTTAAACAAGTCAGGCTACATAAATAACACGGATTCAAGCATTCTTTTAACTTTAGTGATTAATATACAAGCACTAAAAGATAGCTACAAGAGCCTAGATGAAGTTGACTCAGTGTATGAGACAAAAGGATATATCAAAAAGAATCCAGCCGTTGATATTATCACAAATACAACAACGGAAATATTAAGCGCCTCTAGTGCTTTGGGATTCAGTCCAGCCTCAAGAGCCTCATTAATTAATTTAGCACAAGTTGATTCAGAAGACTCAGCTCAAAAGCTAATGGAGATGTTCTCAGATGATGAATGA
- a CDS encoding integrase core domain-containing protein gives MGSQFTSFGFENLLNRHKIDHSYSTLGHPYDHAKIESFHSLLKREMIYQFRFPSIAHLILDVSKYIHWFNDERISVANRKTKVA, from the coding sequence ATGGGCAGTCAGTTCACTAGTTTTGGCTTTGAAAATTTGTTAAATCGACACAAAATTGATCATTCGTATTCAACGCTAGGGCATCCATACGATCATGCAAAAATTGAAAGTTTCCACTCACTATTAAAGCGTGAAATGATTTATCAATTCCGGTTTCCATCGATTGCTCATCTAATTTTAGATGTGTCCAAGTATATTCATTGGTTCAACGACGAAAGAATCAGTGTTGCTAATCGAAAAACAAAAGTAGCCTAA
- a CDS encoding IS3 family transposase has protein sequence MLKALLHDIWQNNHRAYGEPRLRLALADLNFHHGTNRVRRLMREAGIYSVMSRRFNKPTTTVDYCQRLNLIRHLPEANAWSMDITYLKLSNGQWVYLASTLDLRTHQILAHQISATMDTKLVVTTLQRALSTHKKPNY, from the coding sequence ATGTTAAAAGCTTTATTGCATGATATTTGGCAAAATAACCACCGCGCTTATGGGGAGCCACGTCTGCGACTAGCATTAGCTGATCTGAATTTTCATCATGGGACCAACCGAGTTCGTCGTTTAATGCGAGAAGCTGGCATATACTCTGTTATGAGTCGTCGGTTTAACAAACCAACGACAACCGTTGATTATTGTCAACGTCTCAACTTAATCAGGCATTTACCAGAAGCCAATGCCTGGAGCATGGACATCACTTATTTAAAGTTGAGTAATGGTCAGTGGGTTTATTTAGCGTCGACTTTAGATTTACGAACGCATCAGATATTAGCCCATCAAATCAGTGCCACGATGGATACCAAATTAGTAGTTACAACACTACAAAGAGCGCTGTCAACCCATAAAAAACCAAATTATTGA
- a CDS encoding transposase — MNATRYATEFKSSIVALYNEGRSANSLANEYHLAVQTATSWVKKSQIVGTDVKGQPVTRAEFNAMQKEVARLKEENEILSRLA; from the coding sequence ATGAATGCTACGCGATACGCAACAGAATTTAAATCATCGATTGTTGCCTTGTATAACGAGGGACGTTCTGCTAATTCTCTAGCCAATGAATACCACTTGGCTGTGCAAACCGCCACGAGTTGGGTCAAAAAATCCCAAATCGTTGGCACTGATGTTAAGGGTCAACCAGTGACTCGTGCTGAATTTAATGCGATGCAGAAAGAAGTTGCACGTCTCAAAGAAGAAAATGAAATTTTATCACGCTTAGCCTGA
- a CDS encoding tyrosine-type recombinase/integrase: MFAHMMRHHFATIAIDKGANIRDVANYLGHENIDMTILYNLGTSEGMKKLSNTINV; this comes from the coding sequence GTGTTTGCACACATGATGAGGCATCACTTTGCTACCATTGCAATTGATAAAGGAGCCAACATACGTGATGTGGCTAACTATTTAGGACATGAAAATATAGACATGACCATATTATACAATCTTGGTACATCAGAGGGAATGAAAAAACTTTCAAATACCATAAATGTATAG
- the rnhC gene encoding ribonuclease HIII, whose amino-acid sequence MQTVIQVTPSQLQKMVTFYKQASTPRLPNGAIFAAKNNNASIIGYKSGKVLFQGLGFAQEAALWQTSTVSTAAKAIGKKSTTPGVNIPNDFSNWSVLGSDEVGAGAYFGPLTTAAVFVAKENISWVRQLGIADSKTLTDAKMRQIAPDIIAKLPHHVVNLMPEKYNILQKNNNVNQMKAISHNFALGKVLEKIAPTVPTGILIDQFAQESTYFKYLNNANQSNIVQQNVYFTTKGEQYHLSVAAASILARVVELDSLDKLSDEAGMRLPIGAGKAVDMVAAQLLQQGADLNHYAKLHFANTLKAEKLKR is encoded by the coding sequence ATGCAAACAGTCATACAAGTTACACCATCACAATTACAAAAAATGGTAACATTTTACAAACAAGCTAGCACACCGCGCTTACCTAATGGTGCTATTTTTGCAGCAAAAAACAACAATGCATCAATTATTGGCTATAAATCTGGCAAAGTATTATTTCAAGGGTTGGGATTTGCTCAAGAAGCGGCACTTTGGCAAACTAGCACTGTTTCGACTGCCGCCAAAGCGATTGGCAAAAAATCAACAACTCCTGGCGTTAATATACCAAATGATTTCTCAAATTGGTCAGTTCTTGGTTCCGACGAGGTCGGTGCAGGCGCCTATTTTGGACCATTAACAACTGCTGCCGTTTTTGTTGCCAAAGAAAATATCAGTTGGGTGCGTCAACTCGGAATTGCAGATTCAAAAACGCTAACTGACGCTAAGATGCGTCAAATTGCCCCTGACATCATAGCAAAACTACCACACCACGTTGTTAATTTAATGCCTGAAAAATATAATATCTTGCAAAAAAACAACAATGTGAATCAAATGAAAGCCATCTCTCACAATTTCGCTCTTGGAAAAGTATTAGAAAAAATTGCTCCCACCGTTCCTACTGGTATATTAATTGATCAATTTGCACAAGAAAGTACTTATTTTAAATATTTAAATAACGCTAACCAATCAAACATTGTACAACAAAATGTCTATTTCACAACTAAAGGTGAGCAATATCATCTTAGTGTTGCTGCAGCCTCAATTTTAGCACGTGTTGTTGAGTTAGACTCGCTTGACAAGCTAAGTGATGAAGCAGGCATGCGTTTGCCCATTGGCGCAGGTAAAGCAGTTGATATGGTAGCTGCTCAATTGCTACAACAGGGCGCTGATTTAAATCACTATGCTAAGTTGCACTTTGCTAATACATTGAAAGCTGAAAAATTAAAGCGTTGA
- a CDS encoding NAD-dependent epimerase/dehydratase family protein, with amino-acid sequence METVIKQKIVIVGGTGFIGQGLVKNLSPALFEIHSLSRHAFMPSKNDITIYHAVDLDKPEQWQAIIADADWVIDAVGILFPNPLKHQTYQKNSVKPAKQLIAILKQETQPKFLFVSANTGPFFMKPYLKAKLTVETLAKTQLGSRAFIVYPGIVFDKDRRSSYFIGILIKKFRRVPYFDHLRSISRLEFATEIAQILLGFPSHLLKRTVTIK; translated from the coding sequence TTGGAAACTGTTATCAAGCAAAAAATAGTTATTGTTGGTGGTACAGGATTTATTGGCCAAGGACTCGTCAAAAATTTGTCCCCAGCGTTATTTGAAATTCATAGTTTATCTCGTCATGCATTTATGCCTAGTAAAAATGACATCACAATTTACCATGCTGTTGATCTTGATAAACCTGAGCAATGGCAGGCAATTATAGCTGATGCTGATTGGGTTATTGATGCCGTTGGTATTCTGTTTCCAAACCCTTTGAAACATCAAACATATCAAAAAAACAGTGTGAAGCCTGCTAAACAATTGATCGCTATTTTGAAACAAGAAACACAGCCAAAATTTCTTTTTGTTTCAGCAAATACTGGTCCTTTTTTCATGAAGCCTTACCTAAAAGCGAAATTAACCGTCGAAACATTAGCCAAAACACAATTAGGCAGCCGTGCTTTTATTGTATATCCAGGTATTGTTTTTGACAAAGACAGACGATCATCCTATTTTATAGGTATTCTCATCAAAAAATTCAGGCGCGTACCCTATTTTGACCACTTACGTTCAATTAGTAGACTTGAATTTGCAACAGAAATAGCACAAATTTTACTTGGATTTCCCAGTCATTTATTGAAACGAACTGTTACCATCAAATGA
- a CDS encoding GNAT family N-acetyltransferase — MSIKISQLECNDIDVVTQLYIDVFAQQPWNENNKYDDIRRYIERLNKMNTNHCYLYKQDDQIIGAALGFVKPWHQGIEYQLDNFFVSPAFQKKGYGSEFLKAIKADMHKIGVGNIILETNKETPAEYFYLKHGFLSETNTRGLTLVCAVH; from the coding sequence ATGAGTATTAAGATTAGTCAACTGGAGTGTAACGATATAGACGTTGTAACACAATTATATATCGACGTATTTGCGCAACAGCCCTGGAATGAAAATAATAAGTATGATGATATCAGACGCTATATTGAACGTTTGAATAAAATGAATACAAATCATTGCTATTTGTATAAACAAGATGATCAAATAATTGGTGCTGCATTAGGTTTTGTTAAACCATGGCATCAAGGCATTGAATATCAGCTTGACAATTTTTTTGTGTCGCCAGCCTTTCAGAAAAAAGGTTATGGTTCTGAGTTTTTGAAAGCAATTAAAGCTGATATGCACAAAATCGGTGTTGGAAATATCATTTTGGAGACAAATAAAGAGACACCAGCAGAATATTTTTATCTTAAACATGGTTTTTTATCAGAAACTAATACGCGTGGGTTAACGTTAGTTTGTGCTGTTCACTGA
- a CDS encoding ClbS/DfsB family four-helix bundle protein, with protein MQSYSSKEALIQAIEINYKKYIDEFINIPNELKNTRVDKVDRTPGENLSYQLGWITALLNWEKDEIAGEKVHVPAEGYKWNNLGGLYQSFYATYDTYTLSKQVNLLNQKVAELCEWLSTLPDDILFEPNKRQWATTNAQWPVWKWVHINSVAPFKTFRTKIRQWKKLLPACQ; from the coding sequence ATGCAATCATATTCGAGTAAAGAAGCGCTCATTCAAGCAATTGAAATCAATTATAAAAAATATATAGACGAATTTATAAATATCCCCAATGAATTAAAAAATACACGAGTAGATAAAGTTGATCGTACACCTGGCGAAAATCTTTCATATCAATTAGGCTGGATTACTGCCTTACTAAATTGGGAAAAAGATGAAATTGCAGGTGAAAAAGTACATGTTCCAGCAGAAGGCTATAAGTGGAATAATTTAGGGGGGCTGTATCAATCCTTTTATGCAACATACGACACATACACACTCTCTAAGCAAGTAAATTTACTGAATCAAAAAGTGGCTGAGCTTTGCGAATGGCTATCCACGCTACCTGACGACATTTTATTTGAACCAAACAAACGTCAATGGGCAACAACAAATGCACAATGGCCGGTATGGAAATGGGTACATATCAATTCGGTCGCCCCTTTCAAAACATTTAGAACGAAAATACGTCAGTGGAAAAAATTATTACCAGCCTGTCAGTAG
- a CDS encoding DsrE family protein, translated as MNVIFHIDETDKWPTVLSNIKHMVDWYQKTGIQGDIELLINGEAVKQTVKTANINLNDIHAPNVNMVVCNNSLTQRHISNDDLQEVTSIVPVGVVELALKQQQGYSYIKP; from the coding sequence ATGAATGTAATCTTTCATATTGACGAGACTGATAAATGGCCGACAGTTTTATCGAATATTAAACACATGGTTGATTGGTATCAAAAAACCGGCATACAGGGTGATATAGAACTATTAATAAATGGCGAGGCAGTAAAGCAAACTGTCAAAACAGCAAATATTAATTTGAATGACATACATGCGCCTAATGTGAATATGGTTGTTTGTAACAATTCACTGACACAACGTCACATATCAAATGATGATTTACAAGAAGTAACTTCAATAGTGCCAGTTGGTGTTGTAGAGTTAGCACTTAAACAACAGCAGGGATATAGTTATATTAAACCCTAA
- a CDS encoding VapE domain-containing protein, with protein sequence MTETFEKIEHSPSWQKKFVRTKSGSIKENVLNNVTLIFNNDPLFVSKFHFNEFTRDNEIIDKMIIAGGTIKAGIIEDVADDFIVEYIQRKYDFTVRPELVYRAFSMVCRLNPYNPATGYFDEAKSEWDSVKRVDTFLPEFLGAPKNKVTTITTKLFLTGTVAKAYNPESQLKNFKPYYLVTNHCL encoded by the coding sequence ATGACAGAGACATTTGAAAAAATAGAACATAGCCCATCTTGGCAGAAAAAATTTGTTAGAACTAAATCAGGTAGCATCAAAGAAAATGTTTTAAATAATGTCACGCTAATATTTAATAATGACCCATTGTTTGTCAGTAAGTTTCATTTTAATGAGTTCACACGAGACAATGAGATAATTGACAAGATGATCATAGCAGGTGGAACTATAAAAGCAGGAATTATTGAAGATGTAGCAGACGATTTTATTGTTGAGTATATACAACGTAAATACGATTTCACAGTAAGACCAGAACTAGTATATCGAGCTTTCAGTATGGTATGTCGTTTGAACCCTTATAATCCTGCCACTGGTTATTTTGATGAGGCCAAAAGTGAGTGGGACAGTGTGAAAAGAGTTGACACATTTTTACCGGAATTTTTAGGCGCGCCAAAGAATAAAGTGACAACCATCACTACAAAATTATTCCTAACTGGAACAGTAGCAAAAGCATATAACCCAGAAAGTCAGTTAAAAAATTTTAAACCGTATTATTTAGTAACTAATCATTGTTTATAG
- a CDS encoding primase alpha helix C-terminal domain-containing protein translates to MDGVELITDKITVTPSVKSLDGGSIGYQHFGSNFSDANIMAQWLIDLATSISTNGHGKQYRQARYTVQERWEMMINGFTEGQRNMQAVSLSGYLLRIEVDPNIAYQIIQKINSESDMLLPDKEINALFRSVYNKERQRAKRGIA, encoded by the coding sequence ATGGACGGTGTGGAGCTAATTACAGATAAAATCACTGTTACGCCAAGTGTTAAAAGTTTAGATGGTGGCTCAATCGGTTATCAGCATTTCGGTAGCAATTTCTCTGATGCAAATATCATGGCACAATGGTTAATTGATCTAGCAACGAGCATATCTACTAATGGGCATGGAAAGCAGTATAGGCAAGCACGGTACACAGTTCAGGAACGTTGGGAAATGATGATTAACGGCTTCACTGAGGGACAAAGGAATATGCAAGCTGTGTCATTGTCTGGTTACTTATTACGTATTGAAGTTGATCCAAATATTGCTTATCAAATCATACAAAAAATAAACAGTGAAAGTGATATGCTATTGCCAGATAAAGAAATTAATGCTTTATTTAGATCAGTTTATAACAAAGAACGACAGCGGGCTAAAAGGGGGATTGCATGA
- a CDS encoding bifunctional DNA primase/polymerase: MNETQKKPMNTSLTANVQEANKEFIKSDCIIKSHDLIEQGFKVYLLAQGTNAPYKGSNGHLDATSDVKVLLLFTDMFLKYGANSNIGISLKDTNLVVLDIDRHTPHKNGLRSLKQAGINANFDSEMFETTPRQGIRVFYRVPDG, encoded by the coding sequence ATGAATGAGACACAAAAAAAGCCCATGAACACGAGTTTGACGGCAAATGTTCAAGAGGCGAATAAAGAATTTATCAAGTCTGATTGTATCATAAAAAGTCATGATTTGATAGAGCAGGGGTTTAAAGTATATCTGCTGGCACAGGGAACAAATGCTCCGTATAAAGGCAGTAACGGGCATTTAGATGCCACTTCTGATGTTAAGGTACTTTTACTTTTTACTGATATGTTCTTGAAATATGGTGCTAATAGCAACATAGGCATCTCACTGAAAGATACAAATTTAGTTGTCTTGGATATTGACAGGCACACACCTCATAAGAATGGGTTGCGTTCATTAAAGCAAGCGGGCATCAATGCCAACTTTGATAGTGAGATGTTTGAAACAACGCCAAGACAAGGAATACGTGTATTTTACCGCGTGCCTGACGGTTGA
- a CDS encoding helix-turn-helix domain-containing protein, protein MKYINQKFTEDLLVSKAKKRITIKQLAVITGVNRSTLSDIIKGKTVIVQERTFDKLNDWLLKEEEK, encoded by the coding sequence ATGAAGTATATTAATCAGAAATTTACGGAAGACCTACTTGTCAGCAAAGCTAAAAAGCGAATAACAATAAAACAGCTAGCTGTTATTACGGGTGTGAATCGTTCTACATTGTCTGACATCATTAAAGGAAAAACGGTCATTGTACAGGAGCGCACGTTTGACAAGTTGAATGATTGGTTGCTAAAGGAGGAAGAGAAATGA
- a CDS encoding helix-turn-helix domain-containing protein: MNEIWASRLKSERLKKKKTQKDIADFLGMTKQAVQRYESSLSIPKLATWEKLADYFDVPVSYLMGIDEMRKRSKDSIQRMKRDHGIVLQTQLDRLQNTDLNPMQPLTVAKAIELVMDLYDKYDFNSEETTEISTILNALTFMINNSIDDDDDYQNTIDGFTKLVNNLKEQNKKASD; this comes from the coding sequence ATGAATGAAATATGGGCATCTCGCTTGAAGTCTGAGCGATTGAAAAAGAAAAAAACTCAAAAAGATATTGCTGACTTTTTAGGAATGACCAAACAAGCTGTCCAACGCTATGAATCTAGTCTAAGCATTCCAAAATTAGCAACTTGGGAAAAACTAGCTGATTATTTTGATGTTCCTGTCTCATATTTGATGGGAATTGATGAAATGCGTAAGAGAAGCAAAGATAGTATCCAACGTATGAAACGCGATCATGGAATAGTTCTACAAACACAACTTGACAGGTTACAGAACACAGACCTAAACCCTATGCAACCGCTGACAGTAGCCAAGGCGATAGAGCTAGTAATGGATCTATACGATAAATATGACTTCAATTCAGAAGAAACTACAGAAATATCAACCATTTTGAATGCGCTAACTTTTATGATTAACAATTCCATTGATGACGATGATGACTATCAAAACACAATTGACGGCTTCACAAAACTAGTTAATAATTTAAAAGAGCAAAATAAAAAAGCCTCCGACTAA
- a CDS encoding type II toxin-antitoxin system death-on-curing family toxin, translating to MSKDLIVNGAYIYSHDNRKQLFEFKKLLVQSKVFDSAIISLHTVQRAGYRRLTVNTKTKKYYYALITVKTNNISVDHMVDINAQAEKLFKEDSNYGLKDRGGLEQILALSDQYTFGREYHPTIIDKATYLWYTIATKQLFHNGNKRTAMLTGLQFLAINFISLNIHTSKELYDITVKIAEKRMSESELKQFILNNSSLHLENMKKFNEIYEIFEWIDL from the coding sequence TTGTCAAAAGATCTGATTGTTAATGGTGCATATATATATTCTCATGATAATAGAAAACAACTTTTTGAGTTTAAAAAACTGTTAGTGCAAAGTAAAGTATTTGATAGCGCGATCATTAGCCTACACACAGTTCAACGAGCGGGGTATAGGCGGTTAACAGTAAATACTAAAACAAAAAAATATTATTATGCACTAATAACTGTGAAAACCAATAATATATCTGTAGATCACATGGTTGACATCAATGCTCAAGCAGAAAAATTATTTAAAGAAGACAGTAACTATGGATTAAAAGATAGGGGTGGCTTGGAACAAATTTTAGCCTTGAGTGATCAATACACTTTTGGAAGAGAGTATCATCCAACGATAATTGATAAAGCAACGTATTTGTGGTATACAATAGCTACCAAACAATTATTTCATAACGGAAATAAAAGAACAGCCATGTTAACTGGATTACAATTTCTTGCTATAAATTTCATCAGTCTTAATATCCATACTTCTAAAGAACTGTATGATATAACTGTGAAAATCGCAGAAAAAAGAATGAGTGAATCAGAATTGAAACAGTTTATACTTAATAATTCCTCTCTTCATTTAGAAAACATGAAAAAGTTCAATGAAATATACGAAATATTTGAATGGATAGACCTTTGA
- the accA gene encoding carboxyltransferase subunit alpha has translation MVNIGLNLFKHELTPAEVVKKSREDRFLAREIIDGIFTDFVELHGDRLSGDDMSVIGGIAALNGTPVTVIAIDKGIDIHDKLSKRNGSPEPWGYRKAQRLMQQANKFHRPIITFINTPGAFPGKTAEAQGQGEAIATSILESMKLTVPMIAIIYGEGGSGGALALATSDQVWMFQNATYSILSPEGFASILWKDSKRADEAAAVMGLTPKDLLAKKVIEYVIPESRSHTRVFNLMRKRLDDEFKQLNALSPQDLVKQRRARFRAF, from the coding sequence ATGGTAAATATTGGATTGAATCTCTTTAAACATGAATTAACGCCTGCAGAAGTCGTTAAAAAATCTCGAGAAGATCGCTTCTTAGCACGCGAAATAATTGATGGCATATTTACAGATTTCGTGGAATTACATGGTGATCGTTTAAGCGGCGATGATATGTCCGTAATAGGTGGCATTGCAGCATTGAATGGCACACCCGTGACGGTGATTGCAATTGATAAGGGCATTGATATTCATGATAAATTAAGTAAACGTAATGGTTCACCAGAACCATGGGGTTATCGAAAAGCACAACGTTTAATGCAACAGGCGAATAAGTTTCATCGGCCAATTATCACGTTTATTAATACACCGGGTGCTTTTCCAGGCAAGACGGCAGAAGCACAAGGACAAGGTGAAGCCATTGCCACATCTATTTTAGAATCTATGAAGCTTACTGTACCAATGATTGCTATTATATATGGTGAAGGTGGTTCAGGGGGAGCTTTAGCCTTAGCAACAAGTGATCAAGTATGGATGTTTCAAAATGCCACCTATTCAATTTTGTCTCCAGAAGGGTTTGCTTCCATTTTATGGAAAGATAGTAAACGCGCTGATGAGGCGGCAGCTGTTATGGGATTGACACCAAAGGATTTATTAGCAAAAAAAGTCATTGAATATGTCATTCCGGAGTCACGCAGCCATACCCGTGTATTTAATTTAATGCGCAAACGGTTAGATGATGAATTTAAGCAGTTGAATGCTTTATCACCTCAAGATTTGGTTAAACAAAGGCGTGCACGTTTCAGAGCATTTTAA